The stretch of DNA CAAATGGAATGATAATGAACAAGCCATAGAATCGCGAGATTTAATTTCAAAGTTTATTGATGAAGTCATCAAAACGTACCCTGTAAATAAAAACAATGTATCTCTTTTAGGGTTTAGCCAAGGGAGTATTTTAAGCTATGCTGTCGCTTTAACCTATCCTGAGAAAGTTAAAAATATCATTGCCTTAAGTGGTTATGTTAATAAAGATATCTTGCCTAAAGATGAAATTAAGGACTACTCGCACCTTAATTTTTATTGTTCCCATGGAAGTGTAGATCAAGTGATTCCTGTTGATTGGGCACGGCAAACCGCACCATTTTTAAACAGCCTTAATATTAAACACCAATATTCCGAATTTCCTGTTGGACATGGGGTAGCTCCTCAAAATTTTTACGAATTTAAAAGCTGGTTAATAGACAATATTTAATAGTTTTTGTATCTTTTAACTATCAAAAAAGGCAAAAATGAAACTATTAACAACCTATATTATAAGCTTATTCTTGCTTTTAGGCAGCAAGACTATTGCTCAAAATATTAATGATTTAGAAGCTATTAATTCCCAGGTTTGGAGCAATTTTACCAAATCTTTTGAATCCTTAGATTATCAATTATTTGAAAGTTTACACAGTAACGATCTAATTCGGGTTAATAAAGACATTAAATCTATTAAAACTAAAGAAGCTTATTTAAACGGTTACAAAAATCGTTGGGAAAATACTTCCTTAAAACAAACCATCTCTTTTAGATTTTTAGAACGATTTTCTAAAGACGGTATGTCCTCAGAACGAGGTATTTATAAGTTTACTAGAGATCTGAATACTGAAAACGAAAAATCATATTACGGAAAATTCCATGTCATTCTAAAAAAGGAAGAAAACCTTTGGAAAATATTGATTGATTATGACTCTACAGAAAATGAATCAATTAATGAAACACACTACAATAATGCGTTTGCATTAGACGACTTTGAAAAATATTAAATAAAAAACCGGCTTAAAATGAGTTTAATTATAATATTAAGGCCATTTTTCACTATGATTTATGACTCTCTGAAATAGGAACAGTAGATTACAAACTTAAGGCATGTATATATAACTTATTTACTATCTATCTATTCGGAAAACGCTGTGGATTCCTCTCTGGTTTGTTTTCTTTTATATAGTTGTTGACGTTATAAGAGGAACACGTCATCTGAAATTTAAATCCAAAAATATGCAAAAATTATTTTTCTTGTTTTTCGCTTTAATAATTACTTTTTCTAGCTTATATAGTCAACAAGAAACCCATAATAATAATATTTTATTTATTGGTAACAGTCTTACTTATACTAATAATTTGCCCCTACTTGTTAAGAAATATGCCAAGCAAAAAGGAATAGAAATTAATACTAAAATGATTGCATTTCCTAACTATGCCATTCAAGACCATTGGAATGATGGACAAGTACAAAAACTAATTTCAAGTAAAAAATATGATTTTGTAATTCTCCAACAAGGACCCTCATCTCAAAGTGATGGTAGAAAAATGCTGATTGAATACGGGGGGAAATATAGCAGTTTATGTAAATTAAATGAAGCCAAATTATGCTACTTTATGGTTTGGCCTTCTTTAAATTACTATCATACGTTTGACGATGTTATAAAAAACCATAAAGACGCAGCATCAATCTACAGCTCAATATTGCTACCTGTAGGTAAGGTATGGAAAAATTATATTGATTCCTCTAGAGATAATGAATATTACAGTTCTGATGGATTTCATCCTTCTATAAAAGGTAGTCAAATTGCCGCGAAAATAATAGTTGAACATTTATTTCAATAATAAAAAACTATTTTCAACAAAGACACATACTTAAATAATATAACAGTAACCAGATTAAGGTTAGT from Flavivirga spongiicola encodes:
- a CDS encoding alpha/beta hydrolase produces the protein MINNTLSLHHIIRESTLTENAPLLIMMHGYGSDENDLFSFASELPEELFIISVKAPYPMQPYGNAWYTINFDADKGKWNDNEQAIESRDLISKFIDEVIKTYPVNKNNVSLLGFSQGSILSYAVALTYPEKVKNIIALSGYVNKDILPKDEIKDYSHLNFYCSHGSVDQVIPVDWARQTAPFLNSLNIKHQYSEFPVGHGVAPQNFYEFKSWLIDNI
- a CDS encoding DUF4440 domain-containing protein, which produces MKLLTTYIISLFLLLGSKTIAQNINDLEAINSQVWSNFTKSFESLDYQLFESLHSNDLIRVNKDIKSIKTKEAYLNGYKNRWENTSLKQTISFRFLERFSKDGMSSERGIYKFTRDLNTENEKSYYGKFHVILKKEENLWKILIDYDSTENESINETHYNNAFALDDFEKY
- a CDS encoding SGNH/GDSL hydrolase family protein codes for the protein MQKLFFLFFALIITFSSLYSQQETHNNNILFIGNSLTYTNNLPLLVKKYAKQKGIEINTKMIAFPNYAIQDHWNDGQVQKLISSKKYDFVILQQGPSSQSDGRKMLIEYGGKYSSLCKLNEAKLCYFMVWPSLNYYHTFDDVIKNHKDAASIYSSILLPVGKVWKNYIDSSRDNEYYSSDGFHPSIKGSQIAAKIIVEHLFQ